The Dermochelys coriacea isolate rDerCor1 chromosome 7, rDerCor1.pri.v4, whole genome shotgun sequence genome window below encodes:
- the MARVELD1 gene encoding MARVEL domain-containing protein 1: MPPAAPPAAPPPGPPARGPLSLHRPFLRSPLGPLRLGQLLLGAACWGTVAAHKYEGAAHFALFAAVLAWLLALALSGLSLLGRWALVPLLGARWLLTNAAHDLVLGAGLYAAAAGVMGHKAERNSYCNLRGYSQPCLYRAYLAAAACAALAAALHLLSGLYCLARRCRGHRDIV; the protein is encoded by the coding sequence ATGCCCCCGGCCGCGCCCCCCGCCGCGCCGCCGCCCGGGCCGCCCGCCCGCGGGCCGCTGAGCCTGCACCGGCCCTTCCTGCGCAGCCCGCTGGGCCCGCTGCgcctggggcagctgctcctgggcGCCGCCTGCTGGGGGACGGTGGCGGCGCACAAGTACGAGGGGGCGGCGCACTTCGCGCTCTTCGCCGCCGTGCTGGCCTGGCTGCTGGCGCTGGCGCTGTCCGGCCTCAGCCTCCTGGGGCGCTGGGCGCTGGTGCCGCTGCTGGGCGCCCGCTGGCTGCTCACCAACGCGGCGCACGACCTGGTGCTGGGCGCCGGGCTCTACGCGGCGGCCGCGGGCGTCATGGGCCACAAGGCGGAGCGCAACAGCTACTGCAACCTGCGCGGctacagccagccctgcctctacCGCGCCTACCTGGCCGCCGCCGCCTGCGCCGCGCTGGCCGCCGCCCTCCACCTGCTCTCCGGCCTCTACTGCCTGGCGCGCCGCTGCCGGGGCCACCGCGACATCGTCTGA
- the LOC119859440 gene encoding uncharacterized protein LOC119859440, with protein MDWLQGLERGCQPGPEEATLWMELCWEIGDCSEPSPRPPGKGQRLQAPRHGPGHQRSSGKTRGRESSLEFAEEPAPWLPCAGPGAELAPGTSGGCLGLEGAGEDPKRDWGAALLLMETPAATWIGQTCPCPVQPGWLPMCHGRAQGCLVPACLVLRPCHDARE; from the exons ATGGACTGGCTGCAAGGGCTGGAACGGGGTTGCCAGCCAGGCCCGGAGGAAGCTACACTTTGGATGGAATTGTGCTGGGAAATTGGAGATTGCTCTGAGCCCAGCCCCAGGCCCCCTGGGAAAGGCCAGCGGCTGCAGGCTCCCCGCCACGGCCCTGGACACCAGAGAAGCAGTGGCAAGACCCGAGGGAGGGAGTCGAGCCTGGAG TTTGCTGAGGAGCCTGCCCCTTGGCTCCCGTGCGCAGGGCCTGGTGCTGAGCTCGCTCCTGGGACCTCCGGAGGCTGCCTTGGGCTGGAGGGAGCAGGCGAGGACCCCAAGAGGGACTGGGGAGCTGCACTTCTACTCATGGAGACACCAGCAGCGACATGGATTGGGCAGACGTGTCCCTGCCCCGTACAGCCAGGCTGGCTCCCCATGTGTCATGGACGGGCCCAGGGCTGCCTGGTGCCCGCCTGCCTTGTTCTCAGGCCATGCCATGATGCTCGTGAATAG